In Trichocoleus desertorum NBK24, the following are encoded in one genomic region:
- a CDS encoding quinone-dependent dihydroorotate dehydrogenase — protein MDIYQVGLRPLLFSGLKADPEQLHLQALQLLSWLDRTGHQLPASWAQARLQQSCCFADPRLERSLWGLSFPNPVGLAAGFDKDGVATGVWPNLGFGFTEVGTVTFQAQPGNPQPRLFRLPLDQAALNRMGFNNQGAAAMAAMFEARRQRQATPNASQLKTPIGINLGKSKITPLEEAAADYLGSFRLLKDWGDYFVVNVSSPNTPGLRSLQATEQLEPILAALQQENQQQKPMLVKIAPDLAWEAIADVIALAQKHHLAGIIATNTTIRRDGLKTEVIEATGKSVQDEAGGISGAPVRQRSTEVIRFIYQQTQGQLPIIGVGGIFTAEDAWEKITAGASLVQVYTGWIYEGPWMVRRILTGLGQKLEQHGLATLTDAVGINTRA, from the coding sequence TTGGACATCTATCAAGTCGGTTTACGTCCCCTTCTCTTCTCTGGATTGAAAGCAGATCCGGAACAGTTGCATCTACAAGCGCTTCAACTTCTCAGTTGGTTAGACCGCACTGGTCATCAGCTACCTGCGAGTTGGGCACAGGCTCGATTGCAGCAATCTTGTTGCTTCGCAGATCCACGCCTTGAGCGATCGCTGTGGGGACTAAGCTTCCCCAATCCTGTTGGGTTGGCTGCTGGCTTCGACAAAGATGGTGTGGCTACTGGAGTTTGGCCTAATTTGGGCTTTGGGTTTACCGAAGTTGGCACCGTGACGTTTCAGGCTCAGCCCGGAAATCCACAGCCTCGCCTGTTTCGCTTACCCCTGGATCAGGCAGCTCTAAACCGGATGGGTTTCAACAACCAAGGCGCAGCGGCGATGGCGGCAATGTTTGAGGCCAGGAGACAGCGGCAAGCGACACCCAATGCTTCCCAGCTCAAAACTCCCATTGGGATTAATCTAGGCAAGTCTAAAATTACGCCCTTAGAAGAAGCAGCGGCAGATTACTTAGGCAGTTTCCGATTGCTCAAGGATTGGGGTGATTATTTTGTGGTCAATGTTAGCTCGCCCAACACCCCAGGCTTGCGATCGCTCCAAGCCACTGAACAACTAGAACCTATTTTGGCCGCCTTACAGCAAGAAAACCAGCAGCAAAAGCCGATGCTAGTCAAGATTGCGCCCGATCTAGCATGGGAGGCGATCGCGGATGTGATTGCCCTCGCCCAAAAACATCACCTAGCTGGGATCATTGCGACCAACACCACGATTCGTCGGGATGGCCTCAAAACAGAGGTGATTGAAGCTACGGGCAAATCAGTCCAAGACGAAGCAGGTGGCATCAGTGGCGCTCCAGTCAGACAACGGTCTACAGAAGTGATTCGCTTTATCTACCAGCAAACTCAAGGTCAGTTACCCATCATTGGCGTGGGTGGCATTTTTACCGCAGAGGATGCTTGGGAGAAAATTACTGCTGGAGCTAGTTTGGTGCAAGTGTATACAGGCTGGATTTATGAAGGCCCGTGGATGGTGCGGCGAATTTTGACGGGGCTGGGGCAAAAGCTGGAGCAACATGGACTCGCCACTTTAACCGATGCAGTTGGCATCAATACGCGAGCTTAA
- the secA gene encoding preprotein translocase subunit SecA: MLKNLLGDPNTRKLKKYQPIITEINLLEEEIQELSDQELRGKTAEFKQRVEKGESLDDLLPEAFAVVREAGKRVLGMRHFDVQLLGGMILHDGQIAEMKTGEGKTLVSTLPAYLNALLGRGVHVVTVNDYLARRDAEWMGQVHRFLGLSVGLIQQTMTPNERKRNYDCDITYATNSELGFDYLRDNMATSMVDVVQRPFQYCVIDEVDSVLVDEARTPLIISGQVERPSEKYIRAAEVAARLQSETHYEVDEKARNVLLSDEGFIEAEKVLGVQDLFDPKDPWAHYIFNAIKAKELFIKDVNYIVRDDEIVIVDEFTGRIMMGRRWSDGLHQAIEAKEHVEIQPETQTLATITYQNFFLLYPKLAGMTGTAKTEEVEFEKIYKLEVTIVPTNRKTGRADVSDVVYKTEEAKWNAVAAECAEIHQLGRPILVGTTSVEKSEVLSHLLHQQGIPHNLLNAKPENVERESEIVAQAGRKGALTIATNMAGRGTDIILGGNADYMARLKVREYFMPRIVQPEDEDTFDVTRVAGASESRGGGQGFVPGKKVKTWKASPQIFPTQLSKEAEQKLRAAVDFAVQQYGERSLPELEAEDLVAVASEKAPTDNPAIQRLREVYNLIRKEYEQFTEREHEEVIRLGGLHVIGTERHESRRIDNQLRGRAGRQGDPGSTKFFLSLQDNLLRIFGGDRVAGLMNAFRVEEDMPIESGLLTRSLEGAQKKVETYYYDIRKQVFEYDEVMNNQRRAIYAERRRVLEGQDLKEQVIKYAERTMDDIVEAYVNPDLPSEEWDLGSMVSKVKEFVNLLSDLEPDQLIDLSIGEIKTFLHEQVRIAYDLKEAQVDQIQPSLMRQAERFFILQQIDTLWREHLQQMDALRESVGLRGYGQKDPLIEYKSEGYELFLEMMTDIRRNVVYSLFQFQPQVQPAVEVPTEMV; this comes from the coding sequence ATGCTTAAGAATCTGCTGGGCGATCCCAACACACGCAAGCTCAAAAAATATCAACCCATTATTACCGAGATCAACCTGCTCGAAGAAGAAATCCAAGAACTCTCTGACCAAGAGTTACGCGGCAAAACGGCAGAGTTTAAACAGCGGGTTGAAAAAGGGGAATCCCTTGACGACCTGCTACCAGAAGCCTTCGCCGTCGTTCGAGAGGCTGGCAAGCGTGTGCTGGGGATGCGCCACTTCGATGTCCAGCTTTTGGGCGGCATGATCCTCCACGATGGCCAGATTGCCGAAATGAAAACTGGGGAAGGTAAGACCCTGGTTTCTACATTACCAGCTTACCTAAACGCTCTCCTCGGCAGAGGTGTGCACGTGGTCACCGTAAACGACTACCTAGCTCGTCGGGACGCAGAATGGATGGGGCAGGTGCACCGTTTCTTGGGCTTGAGCGTGGGTCTGATTCAGCAGACCATGACCCCCAACGAGCGGAAACGCAACTACGACTGCGACATCACCTACGCCACCAACAGTGAGTTGGGCTTCGATTACCTGCGCGATAACATGGCCACCTCAATGGTGGATGTGGTGCAGCGACCGTTCCAATATTGCGTGATTGACGAAGTGGACTCGGTGCTAGTTGATGAAGCTCGTACCCCTCTGATCATTTCGGGTCAGGTAGAACGACCCAGTGAAAAATATATTCGGGCCGCTGAGGTAGCAGCGCGATTGCAATCAGAGACTCACTACGAAGTCGATGAAAAAGCTCGCAACGTCCTGTTAAGCGATGAAGGCTTTATTGAAGCAGAAAAAGTCTTAGGGGTTCAGGATTTGTTTGACCCCAAAGATCCTTGGGCGCACTATATCTTCAATGCCATTAAAGCGAAAGAACTCTTTATTAAAGATGTAAACTACATCGTCCGCGATGACGAAATCGTGATTGTAGATGAGTTTACTGGACGGATCATGATGGGTCGTCGCTGGAGTGACGGCTTGCACCAGGCGATCGAAGCTAAAGAGCATGTAGAAATCCAGCCGGAAACCCAAACCCTAGCAACAATCACCTACCAAAACTTCTTCTTGCTCTATCCCAAGCTGGCAGGGATGACCGGAACGGCCAAGACAGAAGAAGTGGAATTTGAAAAAATCTACAAACTAGAAGTCACGATTGTTCCGACTAACCGTAAAACGGGTCGAGCTGATGTCTCTGACGTGGTTTACAAAACGGAAGAAGCTAAGTGGAATGCGGTTGCGGCTGAATGTGCTGAAATCCACCAGTTGGGTCGCCCGATCCTGGTAGGTACAACCAGCGTAGAAAAATCAGAAGTCCTATCTCACTTGTTGCATCAGCAAGGTATTCCTCACAACCTACTGAACGCCAAGCCAGAAAACGTCGAGCGAGAATCAGAGATTGTCGCGCAGGCGGGTCGGAAGGGAGCCTTGACCATTGCTACCAACATGGCGGGTCGAGGTACAGACATTATCTTGGGTGGTAACGCGGACTATATGGCGCGATTGAAGGTGCGTGAGTACTTCATGCCCCGGATCGTGCAACCTGAGGATGAAGATACTTTTGATGTCACCAGAGTCGCAGGAGCCAGCGAGAGCCGAGGCGGTGGCCAAGGCTTTGTCCCTGGGAAGAAAGTCAAAACCTGGAAAGCTTCTCCTCAAATTTTCCCGACCCAACTGTCGAAAGAAGCCGAGCAAAAGCTCAGAGCAGCGGTTGACTTTGCGGTACAGCAGTATGGGGAGCGATCGCTGCCAGAACTTGAAGCAGAAGATCTGGTTGCAGTAGCTTCCGAGAAAGCGCCGACTGACAACCCAGCAATTCAGCGGTTGCGGGAAGTTTACAACTTGATCCGCAAAGAATACGAACAGTTCACTGAACGCGAACATGAAGAAGTGATTCGCTTGGGTGGTCTGCATGTAATCGGCACCGAGCGCCATGAGTCGCGCCGGATTGACAACCAGTTGCGGGGTCGAGCAGGTCGGCAAGGTGACCCTGGTTCTACCAAGTTCTTCCTCAGCTTGCAAGACAACTTGCTGCGGATCTTTGGTGGCGATCGCGTCGCGGGCTTGATGAATGCCTTCCGAGTCGAAGAAGATATGCCGATTGAATCTGGCCTCCTGACGCGATCGCTAGAAGGGGCACAGAAGAAAGTTGAAACCTACTACTACGACATCCGGAAGCAGGTCTTTGAGTACGACGAGGTGATGAACAACCAACGTCGGGCCATCTATGCTGAAAGACGCCGGGTTCTAGAAGGACAAGACCTGAAAGAACAGGTGATTAAGTACGCCGAGCGCACAATGGACGACATTGTGGAAGCTTACGTCAACCCTGATCTACCTTCAGAAGAGTGGGATCTCGGTAGCATGGTGAGCAAGGTGAAGGAGTTCGTCAACCTCCTGTCTGACCTAGAGCCTGATCAATTGATCGATTTATCGATCGGAGAAATCAAAACTTTCTTGCATGAACAGGTTCGTATTGCCTACGACTTAAAAGAAGCCCAAGTCGATCAAATTCAACCCAGTTTGATGCGGCAAGCAGAGCGTTTCTTTATCTTGCAGCAAATCGATACGCTATGGCGGGAGCACCTCCAGCAAATGGACGCGCTACGGGAATCGGTTGGACTGCGCGGTTATGGTCAGAAAGACCCCTTGATTGAGTACAAGAGCGAAGGCTACGAACTCTTCCTGGAAATGATGACCGATATTCGCCGTAACGTGGTTTACTCTCTATTCCAATTCCAGCCTCAAGTTCAGCCTGCGGTCGAGGTTCCGACGGAAATGGTTTAG
- the tmk gene encoding dTMP kinase, with protein sequence MQGRLIVFEGVEGSGKTTQMLRSQAWLSENQWFQLLKAQDLAPAILVTREPGGTELGLELRQLLLGYQGQEAIQNRAELLLYAADRAQHVDGYLRPQLAQGAVILCDRYTDSTIAYQGYGRGLDLALIDQLNQAATGGLESDLTLWLDVDAEVGLARMRQRGQADRIEQADLAFHQRVQQGFESLHQQYPERIIRIDASQSEQDVTQQIQQVLSQCLTQWYQPFLHP encoded by the coding sequence ATGCAAGGTCGGTTAATTGTTTTTGAAGGGGTGGAAGGCAGTGGGAAAACCACCCAAATGCTGCGATCGCAAGCATGGCTTTCTGAAAACCAGTGGTTCCAGTTACTCAAAGCTCAAGATCTAGCTCCAGCCATTTTGGTGACACGGGAGCCAGGAGGCACCGAGCTGGGATTAGAGCTACGTCAATTGTTGCTGGGCTATCAAGGGCAAGAAGCAATTCAAAATCGGGCTGAGTTGCTTCTCTATGCTGCCGATCGCGCGCAGCATGTAGATGGCTATTTAAGGCCGCAGCTGGCTCAGGGAGCTGTGATTTTGTGCGATCGCTATACCGACTCCACCATTGCCTACCAAGGGTATGGGCGGGGCTTGGATCTAGCCTTGATTGACCAACTCAACCAAGCTGCTACAGGTGGCCTAGAGAGTGACTTGACCTTATGGTTGGATGTGGATGCCGAAGTGGGTTTGGCTCGGATGCGACAACGAGGCCAAGCTGACCGGATAGAGCAAGCTGATTTAGCCTTTCACCAGCGAGTGCAGCAGGGCTTTGAGTCATTACATCAGCAGTATCCAGAGCGGATAATTCGCATTGATGCAAGTCAAAGTGAACAGGACGTGACCCAACAGATTCAACAAGTTCTCAGTCAGTGCTTAACGCAATGGTATCAACCGTTTTTGCACCCCTAA
- the holB gene encoding DNA polymerase III subunit delta': MVSTVFAPLIGQSQAVELLHQAVLQQRIAPAYLFAGPSGVGRSLAARCFLELLFKRDTLSAKQPGLQHRLQQGNHPDLLWVEPTYLHQGKLLSTTEAVAAGLKRKAPPQIRLDQVRQLAQFLGRPPMESTRSVIVIEQAETMAEAAANGLLKTLEEPGPATLILIAPGAEALLPTLVSRCQRIPFHRLSTEALAQVLKQAGHAEILQHPELLEIAQGSPGEAIASWQQLQAIPPDLLATLTQPLRSPHEALELARRLAKALDTEAQLWLVDYLQHALWRSRRQPKLLQPLEKARQALLSYAQPRLVWEVTLMAIAQS; encoded by the coding sequence ATGGTATCAACCGTTTTTGCACCCCTAATCGGACAATCGCAGGCTGTGGAATTGCTGCATCAAGCCGTACTTCAACAGCGAATTGCGCCTGCCTACTTGTTTGCAGGCCCATCCGGTGTAGGACGCAGTTTAGCGGCTCGGTGTTTTCTGGAACTGCTCTTTAAGAGAGATACGCTGTCTGCTAAACAACCAGGACTGCAACATCGACTGCAACAAGGCAACCATCCTGACTTGCTGTGGGTGGAACCGACCTACTTACACCAGGGCAAATTGTTGTCAACAACGGAAGCTGTCGCTGCGGGGCTGAAACGGAAAGCGCCTCCTCAAATTCGTTTGGATCAAGTGCGGCAATTGGCACAGTTTCTTGGTCGTCCACCGATGGAATCAACTCGCTCCGTTATTGTGATTGAGCAAGCAGAAACAATGGCAGAAGCCGCTGCAAATGGCTTGCTGAAAACGCTAGAAGAACCAGGGCCAGCAACGCTGATTTTGATTGCGCCGGGAGCCGAAGCCTTGTTGCCGACATTAGTATCTCGATGCCAGCGGATTCCCTTTCATCGCTTGAGTACAGAAGCGCTGGCTCAAGTGTTGAAGCAGGCAGGCCATGCCGAAATCTTGCAGCATCCAGAGTTGTTGGAGATTGCTCAAGGTAGCCCCGGAGAAGCGATCGCGAGTTGGCAGCAATTGCAAGCGATTCCTCCAGATCTGCTAGCCACTTTGACTCAACCCCTGCGCTCACCCCATGAAGCTTTAGAGCTAGCTCGGCGTTTGGCCAAAGCCTTAGATACAGAAGCCCAACTTTGGTTGGTGGACTATCTACAACATGCTCTTTGGCGATCGCGGCGGCAACCCAAACTATTGCAACCCTTAGAGAAAGCTCGCCAAGCTCTCCTTAGCTATGCCCAGCCTCGCTTGGTGTGGGAAGTGACTCTGATGGCGATCGCTCAATCTTAA
- a CDS encoding cytochrome C — protein sequence MSRSSQPTDATESHPTPQSELNSKRRPRRRSPVILLVLVLWWSVTLGWGLAQATETPQAAQLAQFTPSVENLTPAATPVGTVDPVPPKYQLGQELYLENCATCHIGLPPAILPTETWRQILQDRQHYGQQIKPLVDPPRLLVWDYLRTFSRVQDQEEETPYRIADSRYFKALHPRVELPRSLTMASCASCHPAAAQFNFRRLTPEWENSP from the coding sequence ATGTCCCGCTCTTCCCAACCAACCGATGCCACAGAATCTCATCCCACCCCGCAGAGTGAGCTGAACTCCAAGCGACGACCCCGCAGGCGATCGCCCGTGATTCTCCTGGTGTTAGTTCTATGGTGGAGTGTGACGCTGGGATGGGGCTTAGCTCAAGCAACAGAAACGCCCCAAGCCGCTCAGCTCGCTCAATTTACCCCTAGCGTAGAAAATCTCACACCTGCGGCAACTCCTGTGGGCACCGTAGACCCAGTACCGCCCAAATACCAACTCGGTCAAGAACTTTATCTCGAAAACTGCGCTACTTGTCACATTGGTTTACCACCCGCAATTTTGCCCACAGAAACTTGGCGGCAAATATTGCAAGACCGCCAGCACTACGGCCAACAAATCAAACCGCTAGTTGATCCACCGCGTCTCTTGGTTTGGGACTACCTCCGCACCTTTTCTAGAGTCCAAGACCAAGAAGAAGAAACGCCCTATCGCATCGCCGACTCCCGCTACTTCAAAGCACTGCACCCCAGAGTCGAATTGCCGCGATCGCTGACGATGGCAAGCTGTGCTAGTTGTCACCCTGCCGCTGCTCAGTTCAACTTCCGCCGCCTCACGCCAGAATGGGAAAACTCGCCCTAA
- a CDS encoding GNAT family N-acetyltransferase codes for MDCRHIQFSHQRSHIDLHQLQALFQAAAFWAKDRRVEELEIAIANSDPVISVWDQDQMIGFARATSDGVYRATIWDVVIHPDYQGAGLGRKLVETVLTHPKMNRVERVYLMTTHQQQFYERIGFQLNASTTMVLCNQPMEQPPAPAVAEMPQTS; via the coding sequence ATGGATTGTCGCCATATTCAGTTTTCCCATCAGCGGTCTCACATCGACCTGCATCAACTCCAAGCATTGTTTCAGGCAGCGGCTTTCTGGGCAAAAGACCGACGGGTTGAAGAGCTAGAGATCGCGATCGCCAACAGCGACCCTGTGATCAGCGTTTGGGATCAAGACCAAATGATTGGCTTTGCTCGGGCTACCTCCGATGGAGTTTATCGCGCCACTATTTGGGATGTGGTGATTCATCCCGACTATCAGGGAGCAGGCTTGGGGCGGAAGCTAGTCGAAACTGTGTTAACCCATCCCAAGATGAATCGGGTGGAGCGGGTGTACTTGATGACCACCCATCAACAGCAGTTTTACGAGCGGATTGGGTTTCAGCTCAATGCCAGCACCACAATGGTTTTGTGCAATCAGCCAATGGAGCAACCCCCCGCTCCCGCAGTTGCAGAAATGCCTCAAACCTCGTAA
- a CDS encoding sensor histidine kinase KdpD: MVNQNQTIAALQQELEQTRLAYQMAVEMHQFKSGFLARVSHELRSPLNGLIGMHQLILSDLCDDPAEERDFLGQAHQSALNLMQLLDLILDVARLEHGSRQIQPQPLQLAQVLQEVYNLTHLQARDRNIRLKLLPISEDVYVQADPKWLQQILMSLVDTSLRLTTEGTIMVSTTVQPETKQVAIAIEAPYSASLWSEPTQLLSTQALPIKANTPPNTPAALSPGLSLLMHQSVLERMQGRLEIMPLSSKGQDADADSTDTTESTRIQCLIPLVMPEADLE; the protein is encoded by the coding sequence ATGGTAAACCAAAACCAAACAATCGCAGCATTGCAACAAGAATTAGAGCAAACGCGACTGGCTTATCAAATGGCAGTGGAGATGCACCAGTTCAAGTCTGGATTTCTGGCTAGAGTCTCCCATGAGTTGCGATCGCCCCTCAACGGCTTGATTGGTATGCACCAATTGATTCTCTCTGACCTCTGCGATGACCCAGCGGAAGAAAGAGACTTTCTCGGTCAAGCGCATCAGTCGGCCCTAAACCTGATGCAGTTGCTGGATTTGATTTTGGATGTAGCGAGGTTAGAGCATGGCTCTCGGCAAATCCAACCTCAACCCTTGCAACTGGCCCAAGTCTTGCAAGAAGTCTACAACCTGACTCATCTGCAAGCACGCGATCGCAATATTCGCCTCAAACTCTTGCCCATTTCTGAAGATGTGTACGTGCAGGCTGACCCAAAATGGTTGCAGCAAATCCTGATGAGTTTGGTTGATACCTCCCTGCGTTTGACTACCGAAGGCACCATTATGGTATCTACTACAGTCCAGCCAGAAACCAAGCAGGTAGCGATCGCGATCGAGGCTCCTTACTCTGCCAGTCTCTGGAGCGAACCCACTCAGCTTTTATCCACTCAGGCTTTACCCATCAAGGCTAATACGCCGCCAAACACACCAGCGGCTTTATCCCCCGGACTCTCTCTCCTAATGCACCAAAGCGTGCTGGAGCGGATGCAAGGTCGCTTGGAAATCATGCCACTTTCTAGCAAAGGGCAAGATGCGGATGCAGATTCGACAGACACTACTGAGTCCACCCGCATTCAATGCCTGATCCCTCTAGTGATGCCAGAGGCTGATTTAGAATAA
- a CDS encoding GAF domain-containing protein gives MGQQKEPTTYEKQLVALGRALQTLREEENVDVLIETTLSYLQDEFDYSLIWIGLYDRLEHRLFGKGGVMPNGDSSFLRQRFTLSPGDILEQVVIQQRPVGVPDLREETRAGEWRKAAQKFNIQGTMLFPIRYKDRCFGVSLLGSTLWGVSPRSDEKARLSMIFGGLAAALYQIEEDWQRQQTKRPEEPLLTLLSKLRMLPTLGQRLEAVVEETHHFIGPSRTNIYWFERERRYFWRRVGNHQKTAGFSDANQVASGITVQEISGFYQALAADQLVSIGEAHSSLKADTTSRLMQQIKARSLLAAPILFQNELIGFLAVEGSEARIWEEEEKSYVRGAAQLIALTAPLEEMEEIIQQTRLDQSLTAEVTHAIYSDEDWKSTLKNCADKLCQRLRAERFLVLLYDKDQEKFDICYQSQPANRRPATTPLNMLNDVDWQMLERSTEAVGVENLDEDLKLMAWQEVFLEIGVRSLLMCSTSIGHPLEGLVVICHEATRTWSRPEREILRVVSQQIGLILHQWQLQRQTEQQQKISQTIQWGLTTIQQTYQPDRLERSALQHIAQILQVPFAMMVTWLPGRRGGRIVAPVMANSQFMINTEIVVPVQTDTLVQWALQADGLLPLTADDLTVETRQWLSGSGIGQILVIALRTAPEHEPTGIVIVADERSRHWPERHLNALGTLVSQLAWSRRNLLLTDTLKAQRESLERLNWYKQRRIEEMYRSLNVTLKRLNELSTQKDPLVGTRFQQNLRQFGDALNSVGQLIKDEPWRLRAYYETVPLATLLKRSLERVDHLIKQRQLWSQVHNNDGNLSIAGDITKIEAILYELLVTACHRCQPSGRIDIWCRTLEERWLELSITDNGVIEPRLVAELQTGRSVDLLAPSTLDQPPGLHLLVCQSLIKQMGGEFNLYKLEDGRVLSRLVIPLSAGSPTDKTYANRGNTTGFF, from the coding sequence ATGGGTCAGCAGAAAGAGCCGACAACCTACGAAAAACAATTAGTTGCTTTAGGTCGTGCCCTCCAGACCCTGCGGGAAGAGGAAAACGTCGATGTTTTAATTGAAACGACACTCAGTTATCTACAGGATGAATTTGACTATAGCTTGATCTGGATTGGTCTCTACGATCGCTTGGAGCATCGCCTGTTTGGCAAAGGCGGCGTTATGCCCAATGGTGACAGCTCTTTTTTGCGGCAGCGCTTCACCCTGTCTCCAGGCGATATTTTGGAGCAAGTAGTGATCCAGCAGCGTCCCGTAGGTGTGCCAGATTTACGAGAAGAAACACGGGCGGGTGAGTGGCGGAAAGCGGCCCAGAAATTTAATATTCAAGGCACGATGCTGTTTCCGATTCGCTACAAGGATCGCTGCTTTGGCGTGTCTCTATTGGGGTCAACGCTCTGGGGAGTTTCTCCCCGCTCGGATGAAAAAGCGCGACTTTCGATGATTTTTGGTGGTTTAGCCGCAGCGCTCTACCAAATCGAAGAAGATTGGCAGCGACAACAAACTAAGCGGCCAGAGGAGCCGTTGTTAACGCTGTTGTCTAAGTTGCGGATGTTGCCGACCTTAGGGCAACGCTTAGAAGCAGTTGTGGAAGAAACGCACCATTTTATCGGGCCTTCGCGGACCAATATCTATTGGTTTGAGCGAGAACGGCGCTATTTTTGGCGGCGAGTGGGTAACCACCAGAAGACAGCCGGGTTTAGTGATGCAAATCAAGTGGCTTCTGGCATTACGGTGCAGGAAATTAGTGGTTTCTATCAAGCGCTAGCAGCCGATCAACTGGTGTCGATTGGGGAAGCTCACAGTTCGCTCAAGGCGGATACGACCAGCCGATTGATGCAGCAGATCAAGGCGCGATCGCTCTTGGCCGCCCCGATTTTGTTTCAGAACGAGCTGATAGGGTTTTTGGCTGTAGAAGGTAGTGAAGCTCGGATTTGGGAAGAGGAAGAAAAAAGCTATGTCCGGGGTGCGGCTCAACTGATTGCATTGACAGCTCCCCTCGAAGAAATGGAGGAGATTATTCAGCAAACGCGATTGGATCAATCGCTCACCGCCGAAGTCACTCATGCCATCTACAGCGACGAAGACTGGAAGAGTACGCTAAAAAATTGTGCAGATAAGCTCTGCCAACGCCTGCGGGCGGAACGCTTTCTGGTTTTGCTCTACGACAAAGACCAAGAGAAGTTTGACATTTGCTACCAAAGCCAACCCGCCAATCGTCGGCCCGCAACCACCCCGCTGAATATGCTAAACGATGTCGATTGGCAAATGCTGGAGCGCAGCACCGAAGCGGTGGGGGTAGAAAATTTAGATGAAGACTTAAAGCTGATGGCTTGGCAAGAGGTCTTCCTCGAAATTGGGGTGCGATCGCTGCTCATGTGTAGTACTTCCATTGGTCATCCTTTAGAAGGATTAGTCGTGATTTGTCATGAAGCCACTCGCACTTGGAGCCGTCCCGAACGAGAGATTCTCCGAGTGGTGAGTCAGCAAATTGGTTTGATTTTGCACCAATGGCAACTCCAGCGGCAAACCGAACAGCAGCAGAAAATCTCCCAAACCATTCAATGGGGTCTCACCACTATCCAGCAGACTTACCAGCCAGATCGTCTGGAGCGCTCGGCTTTGCAGCACATTGCCCAAATTCTGCAAGTTCCTTTCGCCATGATGGTGACGTGGCTCCCAGGACGGCGAGGTGGACGGATTGTGGCCCCAGTGATGGCGAACAGTCAGTTCATGATCAATACAGAAATAGTCGTGCCTGTGCAGACCGATACGCTGGTGCAGTGGGCCTTGCAAGCCGACGGGCTGTTGCCTTTGACCGCTGATGATCTGACTGTAGAAACGCGACAATGGCTTTCTGGGTCTGGAATCGGCCAAATTCTAGTCATAGCACTCCGCACCGCTCCAGAGCATGAACCGACTGGAATCGTGATTGTTGCCGATGAGCGATCGCGGCATTGGCCAGAACGACATTTGAATGCTTTGGGTACTCTGGTAAGCCAACTTGCTTGGTCGCGTCGTAATTTGCTGCTGACCGACACCCTAAAAGCGCAGCGGGAAAGCTTGGAGCGATTGAACTGGTACAAACAGCGCCGCATTGAAGAAATGTATCGTTCGCTCAACGTGACGCTCAAACGCCTCAACGAGCTCTCGACTCAGAAAGATCCACTGGTGGGCACTCGCTTTCAGCAGAACCTCCGCCAATTCGGAGATGCCCTCAATAGCGTGGGTCAACTGATTAAAGATGAACCGTGGCGGTTACGGGCCTACTACGAGACGGTGCCTCTGGCTACGCTGCTCAAGCGATCGCTTGAGCGGGTCGATCACTTAATCAAGCAACGCCAGTTGTGGTCGCAGGTACATAACAACGACGGCAACTTGTCGATCGCCGGGGACATCACCAAAATTGAGGCGATTTTGTATGAATTGCTGGTTACGGCTTGTCACCGTTGCCAACCGAGTGGTCGCATTGATATTTGGTGCCGCACTCTAGAGGAGCGTTGGCTAGAGCTTTCAATTACAGACAATGGCGTGATTGAGCCGAGGTTAGTCGCTGAGTTACAGACCGGACGTTCTGTAGACCTGCTGGCTCCCTCTACTTTGGATCAACCCCCTGGCCTGCACCTACTAGTTTGCCAATCTTTGATCAAGCAAATGGGAGGCGAGTTCAACCTCTATAAGTTGGAGGATGGTCGCGTTTTGAGCCGCTTGGTGATTCCGCTTTCGGCAGGATCTCCTACAGATAAAACCTACGCCAACCGAGGCAACACCACTGGCTTTTTCTAG